A genomic stretch from Theobroma cacao cultivar B97-61/B2 chromosome 4, Criollo_cocoa_genome_V2, whole genome shotgun sequence includes:
- the LOC18603206 gene encoding repetitive proline-rich cell wall protein isoform X1, whose product MSLTHLLVLLLGVVVLATPSLGTYELPGYGKPPTPVYKPPEVKPPPIYKPPPVYEPPKKPEPQPPVYEPPKKEKPEPKPPVYEPPKKEKPEPKPPVYEPPKKPPVYEPPKKPPVYEPKPPKPPVYEPKPPKPPVYEPPKKPPVYEPKPPKPEPKPPVYEPPKKPPVYEPPKKPPVYEPKPPKPPVYEPKPPKPPVYEPKPPVYEPKPPKPPVYEPPKKPPVYEPPKKPPVYEPKPPKPPVYEPKPPKPPVYEPPKKEKPEPKPPVYEPPKKPPVYEPKPPKPPVYEPKPPKPPVYEPPKKEKPEPKPPVYEPPKKPPVYEPPKKPPVYEPPYGHYPGHPPMGKP is encoded by the coding sequence ATGTCTCTTACACACTTACTAGTACTGCTCCTGGGAGTGGTGGTTCTCGCCACTCCCTCCCTTGGTACCTACGAGTTACCCGGCTATGGGAAACCACCTACTCCTGTTTACAAACCTCCCGAGGTGAAGCCACCCCCAATTTACAAACCACCACCAGTTTACGAACCTCCAAAGAAGCCAGAACCCCAACCCCCTGTCTATGAACCCCCAAAGAAGGAGAAGCCGGAGCCCAAGCCACCGGTTTACGAACCTCCAAAGAAGGAAAAGCCAGAACCCAAACCACCAGTTTATGAACCTCCCAAGAAACCACCGGTGTATGAGCCTCCAAAGAAACCGCCAGTTTATGAACCTAAGCCTCCAAAGCCACCAGTTTATGAGCCTAAGCCACCAAAGCCACCAGTTTATGAGCCTCCAAAGAAACCACCAGTATATGAACCTAAGCCTCCAAAGCCAGAACCCAAACCACCAGTATATGAGCCTCCAAAGAAGCCTCCGGTGTATGAGCCTCCAAAGAAACCGCCAGTTTATGAACCTAAGCCACCAAAGCCACCAGTTTATGAGCCTAAGCCACCAAAGCCACCAGTATATGAACCTAAGCCACCAGTTTATGAACCTAAGCCACCAAAGCCACCAGTTTATGAGCCTCCAAAGAAGCCTCCGGTGTATGAGCCTCCAAAGAAACCACCAGTATATGAACCTAAGCCACCAAAGCCACCAGTTTATGAGCCTAAGCCACCAAAGCCACCAGTTTATGAACCTCCAAAGAAAGAGAAGCCAGAACCCAAACCACCAGTATATGAGCCTCCAAAGAAGCCTCCAGTGTATGAACCTAAGCCACCAAAACCACCAGTATATGAACCTAAGCCACCAAAACCACCAGTTTATGAACCTCCGAAGAAAGAGAAGCCAGAGCCCAAACCACCGGTTTACGAACCTCCGAAGAAGCCACCAGTATATGAACCTCCTAAGAAACCACCGGTGTATGAGCCACCTTATGGTCACTATCCAGGACACCCTCCAATGGGGAAGCCATAA
- the LOC18603206 gene encoding repetitive proline-rich cell wall protein 2 isoform X2 — protein sequence MSLTHLLVLLLGVVVLATPSLGTYELPGYGKPPTPVYKPPEVKPPPIYKPPPVYEPPKKPEPQPPVYEPPKKEKPEPKPPVYEPPKKEKPEPKPPVYEPPKKPPVYEPPKKPPVYEPKPPKPPVYEPKPPKPPVYEPPKKPPVYEPKPPKPEPKPPVYEPPKKPPVYEPPKKPPVYEPKPPKPPVYEPKPPKPPVYEPKPPKPPVYEPKPPKPPVYEPKPPKPPVYEPPKKEKPEPKPPVYEPPKKPPVYEPKPPKPPVYEPKPPKPPVYEPPKKEKPEPKPPVYEPPKKPPVYEPPKKPPVYEPPYGHYPGHPPMGKP from the exons ATGTCTCTTACACACTTACTAGTACTGCTCCTGGGAGTGGTGGTTCTCGCCACTCCCTCCCTTGGTACCTACGAGTTACCCGGCTATGGGAAACCACCTACTCCTGTTTACAAACCTCCCGAGGTGAAGCCACCCCCAATTTACAAACCACCACCAGTTTACGAACCTCCAAAGAAGCCAGAACCCCAACCCCCTGTCTATGAACCCCCAAAGAAGGAGAAGCCGGAGCCCAAGCCACCGGTTTACGAACCTCCAAAGAAGGAAAAGCCAGAACCCAAACCACCAGTTTATGAACCTCCCAAGAAACCACCGGTGTATGAGCCTCCAAAGAAACCGCCAGTTTATGAACCTAAGCCTCCAAAGCCACCAGTTTATGAGCCTAAGCCACCAAAGCCACCAGTTTATGAGCCTCCAAAGAAACCACCAGTATATGAACCTAAGCCTCCAAAGCCAGAACCCAAACCACCAGTATATGAGCCTCCAAAGAAGCCTCCGGTGTATGAGCCTCCAAAGAAACCGCCAGTTTATGAACCTAAGCCACCAAAGCCACCAGTTTATGAGCCTAAGCCACCAAAGCCACCAGTATATGAACCTAAGCCACCA AAACCACCAGTATATGAACCTAAGCCACCAAAGCCACCAGTTTATGAGCCTAAGCCACCAAAGCCACCAGTTTATGAACCTCCAAAGAAAGAGAAGCCAGAACCCAAACCACCAGTATATGAGCCTCCAAAGAAGCCTCCAGTGTATGAACCTAAGCCACCAAAACCACCAGTATATGAACCTAAGCCACCAAAACCACCAGTTTATGAACCTCCGAAGAAAGAGAAGCCAGAGCCCAAACCACCGGTTTACGAACCTCCGAAGAAGCCACCAGTATATGAACCTCCTAAGAAACCACCGGTGTATGAGCCACCTTATGGTCACTATCCAGGACACCCTCCAATGGGGAAGCCATAA
- the LOC18603207 gene encoding early nodulin-75, with the protein MAASCSCSSPQKQATDFPITMSKAYLLLFLLGVMALLTTPSPSLAYNGPPEEDERFPERKPPILPGYVPPKFIPGDKPLPPKKEEPPIRPGDNKPVPQRHLSEDGCVEELHSSPCKPFDKPPKGKGKKPPHDGHHPAGHLLAEQVLENKEVLQPPRKLRPPVPPHEPPHEPPLGPPDQPPVGPPHDEPPHQPPDQPPVGPPHDEPPHQPPDQPPVGPPHDEPPHQPPDQPPVEPPHDEPPHQPPDQPPVGPPHDEPPHQPPDQPPVGPPHDEPPHQPPDQPPVEPPHDEPPHQPPDQPPVEPPHDEPPHKPPRQAN; encoded by the coding sequence ATGGCCGCTAGTTGTTCATGTTCTTCACCACAAAAACAAGCTACAGATTTTCCAATCACAATGTCTAAAGCTTACTTGCTTCTGTTTTTACTTGGAGTGATGGCTCTTCTCACCACTCCATCCCCATCTCTAGCTTATAATGGGCCTCCCGAGGAAGACGAGCGCTTTCCAGAGCGCAAACCACCAATTCTCCCTGGTTATGTACCACCAAAGTTTATCCCTGGTGATAAACCACTGCCACCTAAGAAAGAGGAGCCACCGATACGCCCAGGTGATAATAAGCCAGTACCCCAACGACACCTCTCGGAAGACGGCTGCGTTGAGGAATTACACAGCTCACCCTGCAAACCATTTGACAAACCACCAAAGGGCAAGGGAAAGAAGCCACCACATGATGGTCATCACCCCGCGGGACACCTTCTGGCAGAGCAAGTACTTGAGAACAAAGAAGTGCTCCAGCCACCACGCAAGTTGCGTCCACCAGTGCCTCCACACGAGCCACCTCATGAGCCTCCACTTGGGCCGCCTGACCAACCGCCCGTTGGGCCTCCACATGATGAACCACCCCACCAGCCGCCTGACCAACCGCCCGTTGGGCCTCCACATGATGAACCACCCCACCAGCCGCCTGACCAACCGCCCGTTGGGCCTCCACATGATGAACCACCCCACCAGCCTCCTGACCAACCGCCCGTTGAGCCTCCACATGATGAACCACCCCACCAGCCGCCTGACCAACCGCCCGTTGGGCCTCCACATGATGAACCACCCCACCAGCCGCCTGACCAACCGCCCGTTGGGCCTCCACATGATGAACCACCCCACCAGCCTCCTGACCAACCGCCCGTTGAGCCTCCACATGATGAACCACCCCACCAGCCTCCTGACCAACCGCCCGTTGAGCCTCCACATGATGAACCACCCCACAAGCCGCCACGACAAGCTAACTAG